TTGTTTTAGAAATGCGAGTTCTCATACAGATATGAACCAAGCTTAACTCTCTACCACAACTTATTCCAACTGTTGGCGATTGTTACGTATCCCATCCAGCTCATTACGATTACGACCAACCAGCCGGCAATGGACATCCATAGCGGATGCTGGTAGTTACCCACTACCCGCTGCCTGGTGGCAGCTATTAATATAACGGCCAAGGCTATGGGCAGAATCAGTCCATTCACTGCACCGGCTATTATTAATAGCTTCACCGGATTGCCTAATAGGGTAAATATGATTGTAGAGGCAATGATGAATAGCGAGACAATGGTGCGTTGGTTTTTTTCAATAGCCGGGTGCAATGTGCGAAAGAAAGAGACCGATGTATAGGATGCGCCAACTACTGAAGTAATGGCGGCGCACCACATCACAAAACCAAAGAAGCGAAAGCCAATGTTGCCAGCAGCTATTTGAAACACCGAACCGGCCGGATTGCTTCCATTTAATGTGGCCCCATGCCATACCACACCCAAGGCTGCAAAGAAGAGCACAAACCGCATAACGGATGTAATGAGAATACCACTAACGGCGCTACGTGTTACTTGTGGTAAAGCTTCTTTTCCCCGGATGCCTGCATCCAACAAACGGTGCGCGCCAGCAAATGAAATATAGCCGCCCACCGTACCACCTACCAGGGTTACGATCTTTAGCATATCTATCTTTTCAGGCCATACTGTTCTATACAACGCCTCTGTTACCGGAGGCTGCGATACAATAGCAATATAGAGTGTCAGGCCAATCATTAACAGCCCCAGCACTTTGGTAAAGCCATCCATCAGTCGGCCTGCTTCTTTATACCAAAAGATACCCAGTGACATTACACAACTCAGGACAGCACCTGCTTTGATATCCATACCCGTCAGGGCCTGCAGTCCCAACCCACAACCAGCGATATTGCCAATATTAAAAACCAGTCCACCAAAGGCAACCAATATAGCCA
This genomic interval from Flavisolibacter tropicus contains the following:
- a CDS encoding NRAMP family divalent metal transporter; protein product: MPDNTPSQKNKAAGSAILGAAFLMATSAIGPGFLTQTTLFTADLLASFGFVILVSLLLDIGAQTNIWRIITVSNKRAQDVANKLVPGLGIALAILVAFGGLVFNIGNIAGCGLGLQALTGMDIKAGAVLSCVMSLGIFWYKEAGRLMDGFTKVLGLLMIGLTLYIAIVSQPPVTEALYRTVWPEKIDMLKIVTLVGGTVGGYISFAGAHRLLDAGIRGKEALPQVTRSAVSGILITSVMRFVLFFAALGVVWHGATLNGSNPAGSVFQIAAGNIGFRFFGFVMWCAAITSVVGASYTSVSFFRTLHPAIEKNQRTIVSLFIIASTIIFTLLGNPVKLLIIAGAVNGLILPIALAVILIAATRQRVVGNYQHPLWMSIAGWLVVIVMSWMGYVTIANSWNKLW